A genomic stretch from Octopus sinensis linkage group LG14, ASM634580v1, whole genome shotgun sequence includes:
- the LOC118766128 gene encoding zinc finger protein 98-like, with the protein MPAAQSSKPSPFPSKFFHCDICGRAFALIGNMQKHRKLHSGEKPFPCEVCGKTFGLRGNLQKHRIIHTGEKLFQCNVCGKAFALRGNMEKHKIIHTGLKPFSCEICGKEFSLRGNLQKHKIIHLSDSVRNISSRKPFHCDICGKNFSQNHTLQSHLQSIHGSDTCQVSCPS; encoded by the coding sequence ATGCCAGCAGCACAGTCTTCAAAACCCAGCCCGTTTCCGAGCAAGTTCTTTCACTGCGACATTTGTGGTCGTGCTTTTGCACTGATAGGCAACATGCAAAAGCACAGGAAACTACACTCAGGGGAGAAACCATTCCCGTGCGAGGTCTGTGGCAAAACCTTCGGCCTCCGCGGCAACCTACAGAAGCATCGGATTATCCACACTGGCGAAAAGCTGTTCCAGTGCAACGTCTGCGGCAAGGCTTTTGCCCTTCGCGGCAACATGGAGAAACACAAAATCATTCATACAGGACTGAAACCGTTTAGTTGCGAGATCTGTGGCAAAGAGTTTTCACTCCGAGGCAATCTTCAGAAACATAAAATCATCCATTTATCTGACAGTGTCCGCAACATTTCTAGCCGTAAACCTTTCCACTGTGATATATGTGGCAAGAATTTCTCTCAGAACCACACTTTGCAAAGCCATCTGCAATCCATACATGGATCAGATACCTGTCAAGTGTCTTGTCCtagttaa
- the LOC115219173 gene encoding probable serine/threonine-protein kinase DDB_G0291350, which translates to MHPSNSMMRDNLGSRPSPEWLLGSEKSPMHDSGVYGSLGKQMYPQGSMMQNYKAIRCKVSHCTLCGNTFAQSLFHKDPGRPSASEKHCESCRKEIILRNYHRPHRSQPPPTHMHLPHLPTNLSQLSQRMSQNSCCNNSNGSTPNSSNNNTNNNNNNNTTEDIIFLTPTVAMELVTVRWEIL; encoded by the exons ATGCATCCTTCAAACTCAATGATGCGAGACAACTTAGGCTCTCGTCCGTCACCTGAATG gctCCTTGGCTCAGAGAAGTCGCCCATGCATGACAGTGGTGTTTACGGCTCACTCGGCAAGCAGATGTATCCTCAGGGAAGTATGATGCAGAATTACAAAGCAATCCGCTGCAAAGTGTCTCACTGTACCCTCTGCGGAAACACTTTTGCACAGAGTTTGTTCCATAAAGACCCAGGACGTCCTTCGGCCAGCGAAAAGCACTGCGAATCTTGTCGAAAGGAGATAATTTTGCGGAATTACCATCGGCCCCATCGCAGCCAGCCTCCCCCGACCCACATGCATTTGCCTCACCTTCCTACCAATTTATCACAGCTTTCTCAGCGCATGTCCCAAAACAGTTGCTGCAACAACAGCAATGGCAGCACTcctaatagcagcaacaacaacactaacaataataacaataacaacacaacagaaGACATAATATTTCTAACGCCAACGGTCGCAATGGAGTTGGTGACAGTTCGATGGGAAATTCTTTAG